GTCAGAGATCGCATTGATAAGATCATCCATTTCTTCTGCATATGAGAAACATCAAACAGCAAACAAAACGAAAGCGGAACAAATCTGCACTACTCGTTTGAGCAGCGAAGCAAGGACTCGGACCAATAATAGACAGCACAGTGTGAGCTCAGAACAGGgttaggccctgtcccaaatggcacacttcatgtgcacatgtggacttacaatggcctTCGCATAACGTGCCAGTtgggtgtcccatttgtcaatgtaggtttcagaagggtgcttgCATGCGCCCCCTTTACGCCCAGTGTGCGACATCGATGCTCAAGGCTTTTCAGTCCACAATAATCACCAACATTCACCATGGATTTATTGTAGTAATGCTAACTGTAACCATGGTATTGTGGCAGAATGTAGTCAAATGTAGTTTGTACATTTTGTGAGTGAAATTCAAGgacatttaaatgtttcacacaacttttttcaGCACTTCAAAGCTTTAAATATTAtccaatttaaatattattttcaatgtgatgaccaaaaacattatttgttcatctttaaaagattgtccccatttgtaaaactaaaagtttcaAGATGAAGGAAAATTAACACTTGGTagcaaacaaacacttttatttaaaaataaaaaaagacatgaattaccactataaccagtagatggcagcagaggaGCACTCAGAGTCGTCGCTAGAGGGGCAGAAGGTGGTAACGATTCTAGGCTGGGGACACACAGCAACAACCCTTGCTATGGCCCTGGTGGCACAGGGCTTTCCACCcccaatatttatttttttacatgttttgcTTTAGAATTTATATTTAGACATTAAGAAatcaatattataaaatataaaaatcaagaAATAAATTGTCAAAGTTACCAAAGCACTTTTTAGTAGAAAAAGACACAAAGTcccatgaaaaacaaaaacttttcttcAAATTGCAATTAAATTACACAGAAAGCAAGTAAAGAGTGCTCCTTTTATAATCACTGAAATTCAGTATGATAAGAACAATGGTACAATTAATAAGAGTAGAATATTCAAAATTTTCCctataaaaattagtttttaatCTGCATCTCAACTGCCAAATGTGCATTTCCAAGTAATAATcatgtaatattattagtaaCTGCAGTTATTAAATgcaaaacaataatattatgattaaaaataaagtaatacaAATAATAGTACAGTAAACCACATGATTTGAGGTGTCCTTCATGTCCTAGCACAAATGGTGCATTCCAAAGTTTTTCTAAATCCCTAAACCTAAGTACAAGGACTAGTAATACAGGTGTGTTTATAGTGTTACAAAATAGCTAAAGTCTGccaatacaaataaatgtttgataaaaaTGTTTCAATCTTGCCAAGATGCTGTATTTTCCTTAGATATCTGGGTGTTGATAGAACAATCTGTATCTGCATGTGTAGTCTTTTTATAGGTTCCCGATGTGGAAGTCTAATCGTCAGCCCTTTCCCTACACGCGTTTCCTTTTTATGGAATCCCTACCCCCATTATAGGTATACAAATGTcaaaacatttctgaaataataaaaagagcTTTAAGAATTGGGTGAAAACAAAGCAGGAGGCAGCCTACGCAAGTCATTGCCTACTATGGATGAATACGAACACCTACTTGTGAGGCCCAAAACAGTAAATGGCTGCGAATCTGTTATGTAACCCTTTATACAAGTGCAGTGGGGTTTTTTTATATTCTGCTCAAGGTAACTGGAATGAGATGACCACAAGTATAAACACAAACATCTGCAGTGAGTAATGAAACGACTGTATTTCCGTTGGCTGCGGACAGACCTAcgttctctttttttcttctctgatTTTTTTCCATTAAGTTAAATCCTTTCAGCCTACAGTATCTCAAGTTCATGTTGAGATATAATAATGCACGTATTTAATACAATTGTTGTCCTGTATCATTTTGCAGTAAACTAGTGTCATATTGTTGCAGGAGTTTCCAAATGTTGCTCTTCAAGCAGACGGCTTCGTCCGAGCAACTCGCCACCCTACAAACAAACACCCTCCCCCATGCTGAACTGGATCTAAACCGCATCCTCctgcgcatgcgcagtctgTGCTATAAAACCAACCACTTGCAGTTGAAGAGCTATGCAACGCAGAGTGGAGAAACAGCAAGACAAAGCAGAAAACTGCGATGTGACGCGCCGATCATCGAATTTGCACAGTTGAAAGGAAAACGAAACTATAGATAGTTAAATCGAGCTGATTACATTGCACAGGATTGCCTACGCCAGTCAAATCATCGTCAGGTTTTAACTTTCGGGACACTGAGATTGTAGATGGATATTAATACGGCAACATTCAACCAGTTCTGGAGCTAGGGTATTATTTCAGTGTCGATATCGTTCATTTTGTTATGCTTTCAAAATGGCGATTTTCTCCGCTCTTCCCCCTCCCCGGCCTTCCTGAGTAGATGAATGACATTGCCCTTGACCAATAATACGCTCATTGTTCTGTTTTCTCGGCGCTGATTGGCTACCGATGACATCATCTGAATTCCATATGTGGGCGGGCGCTGAGCTACGAGGGGAGAGCGGCGCACCCGGAGATCCGACCGTGTTTGTGGACGACAGTAGGGTGCCATTAACTCCAAATCTCATTAACTATTTGATTTACTTAAATCTCAATGGATCTCTGAAACACGGCGTTTTAGAAGAGCCCTTCCACGGAGTTGGCAACACACATTATTCGTTCGTTTCGCGTAACAAATATCGCAAGAAGATGGCGTCCTCGCTCGCAGCACTGCACAAAGCCCAAGACTGGGCGGGGTCACGGTATTTTCCAGAAAATATCAACTGGATTGAGCTCCTTAGGAGTACGTCATCAGCCTTGTGTTTTAAAATACTCTCTCTGGCGAATAAAAACCGTAAATGTCAAGTATTTATTTGGGGGGGTTCGTTTTAAAGAACCGATTATAAACGATTCAGTGATTCTTTTTATTTTGCGTCATGACGTAATTACGTTGTCCCTGACAGCAtgatgtgacttttttttttaaaaatctaaattaaaacatcaaatgctTATTGCCGTTTATTACGTGATTTACCaattaaaagtaacattttctaacaattttgtgtttgtgtaataTCGTGATTGATTGTTGCCATGTCAACCATTCGGATATCACACTGTTGGCTGGCATTGCATTTTAAATCCTCATATcctatgtttgttttgttttttggaaattTACGAGATTGTAAAAGCGCATCTGCTGCTGTTATGCGTTTATAATAAGTCAGGACACCGTCGGTTACGTCACAATAACAGCCGCATATGAGCTGCAACAAAAGATTTGAGCTGAAGGAGCGCATTTCCTGTTTTGGCGCTGCTCAGGAAACGAATCGTGTGCAGAAAACACCCCGGCCGAGGTGTGGGATGCCGTAGAGTGTCTGCAGAAGTTATCTGTTTCTTGCGTTCGTTAAGATTGATGTTAGTTTGGTAATGTCGTGGCTTTGAGCTgctcgctttttttttttattgattgcGTTTCCACAGCCGCCATGTTGTCGATCCCACGCCTCCTCTGCGCTGCTCTGGGGATGGTGATTAGTAAATGGCGTATTGGAGCATTTTCTATACTGCTTAGTGAGTAGTGGCTTTTGTATATTGGCTCCCTCAAGAAAGTTAAGATCAAATATAAAATGAGTTTCACTGCAATTGCGTTATTTTAACCtactattgtttttgtacattACATGATCTGGACACAAGAGGGATAAAAGTGCCACAaattgtgttataagtatataCTACAAACAGCTATACACTGAATACCATGTCTTACAAACTGTCAAACTTCTTAGTCCAGGACATGTGCATATTGTCCAACTTAGCAAAACATCTCgcaactttaaaattaaatataattattatggTTTTCAATTAAGGGTCTGAGTCCCACAAGGGATGCTTCCAAGATGGCTTATATAGTTTTAAAGTTATaccccctggtttcacagacgaggcttaagctagtcctagactaaaatgcatgtttgagctgttttaactgaaagcatctCATACTAAcgtatcttaaaatatatcagtgccATTGATTTGTCTCAAGaggcacaccagtaatgttatTCTTCTAGGGAATGTTTataaaaagctacttaaatgccctaattaaACTAAAGAACTAAGCCTAaccctggcttagtctaagctgtgtctgtgaaaccaggccatatTGATATAACCAAACTTAACCCTATAAAACTAttctgtatcatatttgatacatgcCTTTAAATGATagacatgatcaaaactttgcctTTTGTACTCAATCTTCTACATGCCATCTGCTGTCTAATTGatagtttacactttttttctttttttagcaagtaaaaggccttttagtataAATAAACACGTCTTTTTTGCTGTTTAATGATTTTCATAAAGTAAACTAATTGCTTTTATcattagtaatatttcaagaagAGCATTTACTGGATTGAAGCAACTTAAGTTATCTATAGGtgacaattatttttatttatttagaaaaaatcATGTTGGTGGTAATGATTTTACAACCTacttaggcttacaatgcttttagGAAATGCAGCCCTGGACAATAGGCGGCCTTGTTGAAATCCACAGAGGATGTTTTAttaagttaataattttaagttttattgctgtttctGCCAATAAAGTACTGTTTCACTTGAATTATCACATGACTCCTTTGTCTTATTTTCAGAGtctgaattaaagggttagttcacccagaaatgaaagtaatgtcatttattactcaccctcatgtcgttcttcacccgtaagaccttcgttcatcttcgaaacacaaattaagatatttttgatgaaatccgatgactcagtgaggcctctatagacagcaatgttactgcacctctcaaggtccataaaggtactaaaaacatatttaaatcagttcatgcgagttcagtggttctacctttaatattattaagtgacaagaatacgttttgtgcggcaaaaaataaataaataacgagttttcaacatttagtgatgggccgatttcaaaacactgaagcttctgagctttatgaatcttttgtttcagatctcctatcaaacggctaaactgctgaaatcacatgactttggtgctccaagtcactgattcgatttgtaAAACTccaaaacagtgttttgaacttggatattgttgaaaagtcgttattttgtttttttggcgcacaaaaagtattcttgtcgcattataatattaagataaaaccactgaactgatttaaatatgtttttaatggaccttgagagtttgaatggctttgctctcagtgcaggcctcactgagccatcggatttcaacaacaatatcttaatttgtgttctgaagatgaacgaaggtcttacgggtgtagaactgcatgagggtgagtaataaatgacagaattttcatttttgggtgaactaaccctttaacacaacTGTGTAAAGATCATTTCCTAATCGTTTCATACAATAATAAAATCTGAAGTTTTTCCTGTATTTgccataaaatataataaatgataaagGACAAGAAGCAGAATCTCTTTTATCTCTCTTGATTACAACCTTTGCCAAGAACAGAATCTAACATAAAATGTTAGGAAAGGAAACATACAATAACtcataaaatttagtttttcaGTGTAATAAATATAGGCCCATAAATTAATTACCCAACgaagtaaatatatttaaataattgataGAAAAATTCTATTTTCATTTATCTGCAATAATATATACATCTATGACATTCATGTATCATACacttgcatttatttgtttatatattttaccaACGATGCATGAATATTATGATCTATAGTTCTTTTTCTCAATGGGTATTTGGCGCCCTCTAACGAATAGACAGTGAATAGCATCGAAACGCCTTATTTCAagtgaccaatcacagcgctcgTTATTAGCAGGCCAAAAGAAACAGCCGCTGTAAAGGTGACATTTCTCCGTCTGGTCACCGTAGTCAATACCATCCAGACTCGTTGTAAAAAGCACAGATATAAGCATGTCTTCTCTCAGGAGGACGGCGGGTGTCCTCCGAACCGGCCTGCAGCTCTTCAAACGCGGACCTCAGAAGATGACCGTCAGAAAGTGAGTGTTTTGATCTGAAGGCTAACAGGCTAACCCTCTGCTTGAATCCATTATGTCTTGGAAAGTCTAAATAATACTTTAGAAACGGAGTAACGGTATCAATTTAGTTCAAATATGCGAAATTAGTCAGTTTTTAGAGCTGGCTGAATATAAATAGAGTATAGTGAGGATAGCTTTAAACTAAAGTGGGTACTCTGGACGTACCATGGTACAGTTATTGTATTAAATGGAGTTACCCTGGCACTGAATGATTCACATTTTTATATACAAGAGTATTTACATAGTACAAGACCAAAAACGTGATAATTTATCATTGCATGTATCATTGTTTGTAATACTGTGGATTGGCATTAGTACCACTAGCCATTGTACTTACTGGTAATGGTTCTGTCTGTTGTGTTTTAGGGCAGGAGGCGGCCCTCATATTGAAGCCCAGTACAGACAGCCTCCTCAGATCACCAAAAACCAGAAGTTTCAGGCGGAGCTGCTCAGCGGTGCCATGTGGTTCTGGATCCTGTGGCACACCTGGCACGACTCGGACGCCATCCTGGTGAGCGGAAACTGCATCAGAACATGAGATTAAATGCTCGTCTTTAAGCTTAATAAACAGACTACCAGCCACTTATCTAAATGTCTCTCTAGGGTCATTTCCCATGGCCGGACACTTCAGCATGGACCGACGAGGAGCTGGGAATCCCACCTGATGATGAAGAGTAGACTCGCCCTCAACACCCCAATGTACACACATGTATTCAAGTCATTTACATACAGAGGAAACTGCTTATTTTTTCAGTGTGGTTACTTGGTGTGTTGCCACAGCATGCATGACTGATATTTCTGTGCTTTGCATCTGCAGATGTGATCGAAACCCGCACATTTTCTGCAGAGGAAACTGAAAGTTCCTGTTATGCTGTATGGACTTATTATCAAGTCTAATTATAAAAGttgcattataaaataaataaaagcaatcGACTCTTGAATTTGTCAATAGAACAGTGTTTTATCACTTAACACTTGGCAAAGGGAAGGGGGAAAACAGTGTGATCTACAAAACATTTCCCTCAtcttatatacatacacattgcATTGGAGAAAGTCCATCACATCCAAAACTTTTCAAAGAGAACTATTAAAGAGAAGGAACAGAACACAGCTTTTGAAAACACAGTGACATTAAGTCTATACCACAGTTGAATATGGAAATGAATGCTAGAgcttaataaatactgtacaatTAATGCATCAAAGCAAAGGAAACCAGCTTGATTGATCAAATATGAGCCGTTTTCCTTAGAATGCTGAAAATTTCAAAGGGCGTCCGTTTACGTGAAGGTTAGTGAGTGGAAACATTTTATCACAAAACGCATGCAGATGAGCAAAACTCAAAACCGTAACAAAGCCTGAGTTTTAGCGGTTATCCAACTCAAAGTCATGCAGATTCAAAATAGTGCATTTGCTTTTTGAACCAACAGACTTGTTACACAACAGTCAAGAATAGCTGATCAAAATCTGTTGGTGCTGTTCTATTCTCACAACGTCTTACAAACTCAAGgttatttttatatactttaCAGCAGGACACAATTTTGTTCTGAATCTGGGATTTGCAGAGTCGCCAGACAAAAAAATAACTGGgattatatgtacatatgttGGCAAGTTTGTGGAAACAAGTACAAAACGCGATTGTATGACGGTGCTGGTGATGAATTCAAAGATGTCACCTGTTTGATGTTCCCTGAGAAAACGTTTCATAGCCTCTCTAAGAAATTCACACACAAGCaccactatttttttttttgttttttttgtttttttgtttttttgttcccACTGTTTCAACAGGTCATAAAGATAACATTATTCAAATAATGCGCTAACATTTCAGAGGTAAATTTAACAGGTAAAGtcattcaaattatttttgaagTAGCATTAAATGCGTTAACTACAAAATCCATAAAGCTAAACAAAAGCTCATTCCTCTTAAACTGGTAACATTTGAAATTATACTCATATTTACAGAACTATTCAATGCAAACTGAAAACTCAAGAACGCAATATAAATCCTTATATCtttgaaattaataaataagttatccagtcaaaaaatattttaaaacaaaccaaatAGAATATAAATTATGCAGAATGAGCTAACGATCATTGTCAATCACGTGACAAGCATATTTAGTCTTCTCAAACTACATCACATACAGTATTTCAGAGGCGGCGCTCCAGGATGCAGTACCTCTCTGTGGCCACTGGGTTGTGACAGAGGCaaataaatgtacgattttccTCAATTTTGCCAGTGTATAAGGACTATTCCGGGTTTTCACTACCTTTCGGGatattaccaaaaaaaaaagttgacaaTCTGATGCACtttcaaaacacatttcaagcgcattttgttcttttttaaacGTTATGTTTGTATAAACTAAGGTACAACTGTGTaatttgaaaatgtcagaacAAAAATCCCcagaatattcatttaaatCGCGAATTTAAGACCAATTAAAAGTATAAACACTGCCAAATTATGTAAGTTATATCTTTGATTTCATTTGATGGTTCCACCATGAGAGGACTTCCTGCGCATCCTAAAAGCGCGGCCCACTAAATCATCAATACATCACTCACTGCTGTACAATTATTGCTTAAAGGGGCAGAGGGGGCTGGAAAAGGATTTATAAACAATCAGCACCATTTCAAAAGCTCATACATCAGCCTGAGACAATCAAAAGGAGAGAGAAATAGGCAGATTGATAATGACTTGAGGGGAATCTGAGGATCAATGGGAACAGTCCCAGTGTCAGGCCATAGAGGCCTGCGAGCGCCTGGACGCTCATGCTACAAAGGTGTGAGAAGAGGTAGGGTGGGGGAGAGGAGAGGCCTCAGCCCGTGATACACACTTGCGGCTCGTTTTCCTGCCTGGAACACACGCTGGACCTCCGACCATCCGTTTCTGTGCTTCCTCTTGAAACTTTTGGCTGTTTTAATGTTGTCCAAGGTAAAGCAGGTTTGCCTGCGTTGATGGAtaatgtgttgtgttttgcGTGCGATTCGGTGAAAAGGTGAGCCATTAAACATACCCTGTCACCTAAACATGCACAgtgagtaagagtgtgtgtgtgtgtgtgtgtgtgtgtgtgtgtgtgtgtgtgtgtgtgtgtgtgtgtgtgatgataATCCCAGCGTATAAAGAAAAGCAGCTGTGTTGAATTATTACACATAGTCTCATTGTTTGCTCCATCATGCTACAGGAATAAGCCTTTATGGCGACTCATTTTCAATATTTTCCCAAGCCTCTGTTTAGCTGTCACCTGTCCTTTCTTAGGACGCTTTCCTGCAAAACAAGCACAAAAACATGACATAAGAAAAAGCTTTCAAGTCAATACAAGAAGTAAAGTATAATTGTTGCAAACATAACTGTTACCCCAAAAATAtgcctttaaaaatgtaaatgtaaatcctttaaaaatgtagtttaataCCCTTCATACCATGTTTAAGAAAGGGTTTGACAAATTTAAtcactaaaaatgtcatgtgatgtaacctgaataaatgtaaacaattatttaaaaaaaattattttaaatattttaaagccaaaaaaaaaaaaaaaagttacgcaAGTTAAGGTAaaaattacggaagaggattagggccaagcaataataaaaaaaataaaaccatctcgagattaaagttgttaaatttcgagaaaaaaactcgttaaattatgagaaaaatgtcgttaaatttcgagaaaaaagtcgagaaaaaatgttgagaataaagtcattaaattatgagaaaaaagtcgttaaattacgagaacaaattcgttaaattttgagaaaaaagttgagataaaatgttgagaataaagtcattaaatgagaaaaaagtcgttaaattacgagaacaaattcgttaaattgcgagaaaaaagtcgttaaattacgagaacaaattcgttaaattgcgagaaaaaagtcgttaaattacgagaacaaattcgttaaattgcgagaaaaaagttgttaaattacgagaacaaatttgttaaatttcgagaaaaaagtcgagataaaatgttgagaataaaatcattaaattatgagaaaaaagtcgttaaattacgagaacaaattcgttaaattgcgagaaaaaagtcgttaaatcacgagaacaaattcgttaaattgcgagaaaaaaagttgttaaattacaagaacaaatttgttaaattacaaatttgttctcataatttaacgacttttttctcgtaatttaatgactttattctcaacattttatctcgacttttttcttgaaatttaacgagttttctctcgaaatttaacaactttaatcttgagatggttttatttttttattattgcttggccctaatcctcttccgtaaaaaatagttttaacaaatcaatttctaaatgtttcatttacatgttttccaagaaaaaaaaatatgtttaacaaATACAATTTTCAAAAATTCTCTTTTACACATTTTCCaaggtattaaaaaaaaaatgaaaaattttcaaaagtttcctttacatattttacatattttctatttttcaaatagttttaacaaatacaatttttaaaaattctctTTTACAGATTTTCAAggtaaaatagttttaaatcaattcacattttttcatttatatattataaaggaaaaaatgtattaaaattctCAATGGTCTTTCACAtacaaaattttaaaacaatttcattcatatttttttttacactgaaaaatctttagttttaacaaatataattttcaaaatgttcatgttcaaTATTTCATGTACAAATATCAACAAATCAATTCATAAATACTGTATGATTACATTTTAGGAGAGTTGCACCATATGATATTTTACAACCTTGCCTTGTCATAAAAAGTTCAAATTACTGACTACTTATTGACAAACAGTCATGAGAATCAGGATgggttttctctctttctttgcaTGTTTGTTGCAACACATGACCtttctaagactttttctaagaaataatataaatagtttTACTATTATTTCTTTTGGTCTAAGCAACAACAATCAAAGCTCAGTCTGCTCACCTTTAGTGGCCTGGTTGCTGATGGGTGTGGGGTTGGGGGCGTGTCTTTTGGAGGGGTGGAGTGGAGGAGAAAGTGAGCTCTCTCTATAT
Above is a genomic segment from Megalobrama amblycephala isolate DHTTF-2021 linkage group LG14, ASM1881202v1, whole genome shotgun sequence containing:
- the ndufb2 gene encoding NADH dehydrogenase [ubiquinone] 1 beta subcomplex subunit 2, mitochondrial; protein product: MSSLRRTAGVLRTGLQLFKRGPQKMTVRKAGGGPHIEAQYRQPPQITKNQKFQAELLSGAMWFWILWHTWHDSDAILGHFPWPDTSAWTDEELGIPPDDEE